The DNA sequence ttctacACATAGAAACTGCGAACTTCTTCTTCTAGAACTGCGCTATAGGAGGACTTCTTAACGTTTCTCCAAGTGTAGggtgtatattttttcagatACAGCGTTCGTTTCTTGAATGCGAACTTGGTAGCGATTCTGTTTTGTGAACCGAGGGAATCTACCGATTTTTGCATTAACGTCGTTGAACCATTTTCTTCCCGATTACAACAGCTTGTAAATATAGTATTCAAAGGGGAGCAAGTCCGCGGAGCGAGGTGctcgaaaattgaaacgctTCGTTCCTGTCTAACGAACGAGATAGGGATGGGTTGCTTAGCTCTCCCAGTCGACCCCTCGCAAGCCAGTGCGCCCATTTAAACTCCATGTCTTTTTTCTCTACTCTTCTCGAAAGTGCGCCGGAGCTCACAAATCATTGTGTTAGGCACAATGAAAAGTTTCGTTGAAGTTGGCAAGATACCCCATAACTGGAGCTTGTAAGCACatgatgaaacaaatttatgacAAAGAAATGGCGAGCTTCCCTTCTTTTTCCAAgaaattcctttcttttcgGGGGTAGGGGACGGGCAAAACAATGTTTCCTCTCGCGTTTATTTGGCTTGAATGTTgtgcaaatataaaaactcGCCGGGAACATTGTCTGCGTTTGTATAATGGCTATGGCAAGAAAAGTGGACGAAAGGAGCCCTTAAATCGAGTCGGACTCGTAATTCGTTGTTTGCTTTTccagaaaacaaacaaaaaaatgattcttgcCAAGCTTGAACTCTCTATTTTCTAACGGGGTGGTAACAAACGACCGATTATTTCACTTTTGCGTTACGTTTACGTCATTTTCTCCGCAAGATTTAAGGTTAAGAACATCGTTGCGCAATGTGCATTTTAATTCCCGCGCGTTCCCCCGAATGTTTTTTCTCTTATTATCGCGgtcgaaacaatttcaatctcGCCATCGCGTTTTACCAGAAAATGCTCGATCAAGTGAAGGGTTGGGTCGCTCTTAAAATTACCGTATacggatttttattttctaacgcAATTACGGCCAGGGTAAAATACGAGTGGCTGTTTATGAGGCTGTAGAGGCGATGGTGAAAAATACGACGGAATCCCATGATCCGGTAACGTGAAATTACCCGACGTGGGAATTATGATCGTGACTAATGCCGGGCGAATAATTAATCCCGTTTTTCTTCCGTGTCGACCAAAATCACGGCATGTTTTACAATATTAGCTCGGAACTGGAACAAATGAAGCTTCGACTACGCTTTGACGCAGAAATCGTTCAACAGAATTATACTTGTGCGTTCATAAACGTAAGAAAAGCGTACGTTTCTCgaggatatttaaaaatatcaatagtCAATTACAATTATCCTTATAGAATCAATACGcagaatataataatgattttcccacaattttcaaataataattagactaTATTTCCACTGCCGTATATAATGAAATCCGAATATATGATACAACCAaccatatgtatgtatatcgcaTGAAAAGGACGACCACAGAACAGAAGTTCAATATTCGGCTATCACTattggaaacaaaatatatgaaacgAAGTAATCATTTCGAATAATACCAGAACTAATTAATGAACGTATCGATTGTTTCCTAACGAGTATAATGTTTCTCGAGtacaatcaaattaaatatgtacttgAAAATTTGGTTGTGTCAATCGCGTCGAACAATTTGTATACGTTACTGATCCCTTTCTCCACACTcgtcgattttatttaatccaatattaattctatcgattttAATCGCCAGCGGGTTTCAGTCCTCTTAAACAATTTGAGTGTATTATCGATGCCTCCGTTGTACGcgcgaatttaatttaatttgaataaagacTTTGACacatttgaaacatttacaaaatgttttaaaacaaTGGTCCTGAAAATATCGTATCATTTTCCGTTTACATTcggcaataattatttttagctCGCAATTCTATCAAAAAACGTATCCGATTATTTTACTACCGGGACGCGTTACTTTACTTCTTTTTCTGTTCGTTACGGttaaattttcagattttccaATATCGCGTATATTTTTCGACCGCTCCCTCCTCGATATTGCGAAATCTGAAACTATTTATCACGCTCTcgcatttatatttcttccttttcacTCGAATCTCGTTCTTTCGGGACACCGCGATCAAAGACCATGCGATCATTTTGGAATAGTATTAAaagcaatttaatttctaacgtTCTCCAGTTTTTAGATTTCACAAAGCTTGTAGAAAAGATCTAtcaataataagaaattttatggaaatttctcTTCCCACTGTGTCTCCCctcttgattttattaaaaactttgcAGGTGTGTAGACACGTATCCTTTTTACTTGCAGTAACGCAAGTTTAAAAAGTGAAACTACCCTCTAAAGTTCCACCTCCTAAGCACTCTTGAAAAGTATCGGAGATATGAGCAAGTTTTCTGAATAAATTGTTCAgttttttttgtgaaacatGATATTCGTAGCACCAGtacgaaaaatgaataaaacatgcTCAACAATAATGGATATTCATTGATAATTTTCAGTTATGAAATGGACTTCCAAtaaatcgtaaaaaaaaacattcgtaaaaaaaaatgtcgatcatattaaatttgcatttcGTGTATTTAACcgtaataaataacataaaactAATATTTCAATGCATTCGCGAACCGAGTCGCCGTTAGCCGATTTGTCACAATCACGATCAGCCTCCTAAAGAAACACACAACACTCGTTGCAAGAGGTAGAGGCGAAAGCATAGAAAATATCGTCGGAAAAGACTGCGGGCCGTTCGTTCGCTCACAACTTCGAGATTTAATTACCGACGTCACCAATGTCACATTTGAAAGTATCGAATGTGTATATAGTCAATAGGCACAATACCAACGCGATCGATTTTTCAATTgcgcagaataaaataaaagcgaaGAGAAAAAGGTACAGGCGCAAAAGgtaaaaatacaattgaatatgcgcgcttctttttctttgatacaTCAAAGAacacagtttgagaaacacgtTATAGCTGACAACAGGTACTCTTTATTGAAGTATCCATATAAAAACGCGTCGATGTAGTAATTAACACTCCGCACTGTAAGATCAGTTCAAAGGTAGCAAAACTATTATAATACTTGAGATAAAGGTCGAAAAAGTATCGTACTGTATACAAATGATATTATGATATTCCCTCTGAAAGAGGGAGGAGAGagggaggagagagagagagagagagagagagagagagagagagagaacagTTacagcgcaaagggttaataaactCGCAATGTTGAAAAGAGTCAGGGCAAATCCCAGTTTCCGTTTCACCGATCCGTCCCATCCAGAATGCATTTCACGCTGTATTGGTAAATGGCCGCGTTGATTTTCTTCAGTCTCTCGATCTCTTCTCTCATCTCGAGCAGATTACGCAAAGACGGATCATCCGATCCAGCCGCCTCGTTCTCGACGTAACCGTCGAAGTTCAAGACATCCGCGGGATTTCGATCCCGCGAGATCACCTCGACGGAGCTCTGCTTCCCATCGGTATCGTCCGATATCCTCTGCAGGTTGGATACTTGCAAGCGCGGCTTAAGCTCGGTGACCCGGAAGTTCTCACAGTATTTCGCGAAGAACGCGGCCGTGATTGGTCCCTTGTGATCGATCGTTCGAAGAATTTGTCTGCTGGCGATGTCCCAAACGTGAACTTCCCCGCTGGTGGAGCCAGTGAGCAGGTAACGAGAGTCtatcgatatcgatatcgCCACGATCGTCGATTTATTCCCCTGGAAGATCACGCCTTCGGAATTGTTCTTCCCGACCTGCACGTGATGCTCGATACCGCGTGGCGGTTCGTGAAGGTTGAATCGATAGACGCTCCCGTCGGTACAGCCGACGAACAAGTCGCTTTCGCGCGCGTTCATGCGAACCGCCGTAAGGGGCACGTCGAACACTAGGGTGAGCAACAGTAGCCCGCTGTTCGGCTCGTAAATATTGCACGTTCTATCGAGTGAAACGGAACATAACCTGCCTCGAGCGTGGCCGAATTGTAGATCCTTGACTGGTAGGGAATGATGAGAAAATCCGTGAAGAGGGGCGGCTCTTTCGTCGTTGAGAACGCGGTACAAGCTCCACACGAACACCAGACCGTCCTCGGCCCCACTGGCGAAGCTCGAGCCGTCTTTGCTGAACGATAGACAGTTCACGGTTTGATAGTGCTGCGATAAATTGGCCAGCAGTCGACCGTTGCAAACTTGCCAGATAAACAGTCTCTCGGAGATTGCTGCTACCATGTAAGCGCCGCTCGGGTTGCACGCCAATGCTGTTACCTTTCCAGGCGTTGTTAATCTTAGGTTAGGCACGGGACTTGGGTTGTTCAAGGGCCAAACGTATATTCGAGGCTTCGTGATATCAGCTCCTATCATGTAACTGTCGCTGAGGAGTTGAAGAGTTCCGTGCGTCAGGGCGCCCGCGTTCTTGTAGGTCGATAACGATGAACCGGTTCGAGGATCCCACACGGAGGCACTCCAGTGCTCTCCGGTGCTGTCGCTGGTTATTATCACTTCCTTTGTGTCGGCGATTCGCGacattcttattttctttagtaTACTTAGAAATACTTAACTGTTCACATGGTTCACGTCCgcttatttttacttaaactaaCACTACCGTCGAtctcaatttgaaatttacgcACGTGTGTTACTGGAGGTTAGATTTTGACGGATACTTACTGCGCGTGCGCGTCAGGGAAGTATCTCAATCGAGTGGAAACGGGTATCGTTGACTCCTTGattttgaaaaagtttatttggaGATAAGGACCTGAAACAGACATGTAGTTTTATATAACGCAAACTGTAAATTTTATCTCGCAGAAATTGCTAAATCTACTACGAACTATCGGTATTCAAATATTAGGCACTTCGCTATTTTTAGCTGGGCATGCGTGTAGAATGCAACCTAGCATCACCGTCTAGATTAGGTTTGTTCCATAGAGTGTAGCGATCATAGAACTACCTCTAAATGCACGTTTTTGGAGTCCTCGAATCAGacatggacaaaattttaaagtaacaaatggcaaaaattaattaaatacttcaTTTCCTCTAAATAATCACAACAGATCGATACTCACATTGAACAAATATCATGAATGCAATACTGCAAATATCATGAATGCAATactggaaataaaattcaaataaaactcTGCCATAAACATCGATCAAATAGGTAAAATAAACTTGCACTTGTCTTTTATTCTTGTAACACACATTAGTCAAAGGCAATGATTAAGCgtataataatgttaattatgCAACAACACACTATTGTATGCAACTGTTGTATTTACATAAATGCTGCACGATGATTGGACGTGATCGTCACTGTATAGTGTTCGTGTGgcttttattattgtaaacaaaataaagcaTCGTTAATTATAActgttcattaattttttatctgtTCTAAATTTTAGTACTTAACACACTCtgtgttattaaattaacgaataacgTTGGTTAGTTGATTTGCGTTTCAAAACACGGATCTAGGAAGCTCGAATCGTTCGACCTTGATCGTGATCGCATGACATAATCCTAATTTGTGGTAACAAGTAGCGGTTTCGTATCTTCCTGTGTTGGTTTGGTTATGTTATGTTAAGCCCAGAAATATCCGATCCGATTTGCTGATATAACCGACAAGTGCTAGATCACGTAAATAAACTAGTCTCAATTTTCTCATGGGCTTTATCGACGATGAATTGCAAGAAGTATCAAAACTCTGTAAAAATGTCGTCGACGGTAGCCGTCTCGTTTCCTGTGTGCGCACAATGGTGCGAGTGGAAATAACGTATGTTTGTTTCTAACACCTACGTGAAGTGAAAATAATCTGTGGAATTATAAACATTCTTAAATCCATAGGAAAACAACGTTCAAAACGATTGTTGCGTGCATTCAGTTTCCAGAGGACTATCCACGTACGCCACTGTTAATAGAATTGAAAAGTAAAACTCTGTCCGCAAAGTTATTGGATGGCCTAACAGAAGTTTGCGAGAAGGAATGCAAGAAACTCTTAGGCAAGGCACAGGTATAAATACTTTAATCTTTTAGAAGTAATGAATTTGCTACATAAACTAACACTATACGAATTTTGTTGTTACAGATTCTtccaatattaaaattaatccgTAACTTCATTGATGAGAATCCTTTGATATGCTGTTATGATGAAATTTCTGCCTTAAAGAAGATTCTAGAAAATGACGacgaattgaaattgaaacagaaatattctAGTATCGGCCTAAAGATTCAGCAGGGATTGTATTACTTCAAAGCCAAAATTGAAGTACCAGATGACTACCCAAATGCTTGCGTAAAGTATGTGTAACCAATGAgtaacttttatatatatgaaaGATTACtgaatttaaacttttattataattattctagaTTAGAAGATGCAGACTCCAATTTCCCTCCATTATTTACACGCTACTTTTTGGGACAAGGAAGAGAGTTCGCTAGACAGTGCGTAGAGGCACCATTGAAAAAGCAATTACAGAAAACCCCTTTCACGCCATCGCCGTCCTTAAATACAGTTACTTCCTTTCTTATAAGGTACTAGAATTTAtcactattcttttttttattaaatgctactcctatttttaattcgaatttttttcatcTAGAGCTGTAAAGACTTTACCACAAGAACATTGTCAGTTATGCAGAGAATTATGTCTACCAGAGAATCCAGAAAAAGCAGAGAACAACGAAAATGCAGATATGCACGTAGAAAGACTTTATTGTGggcatttatttcatttgcaatGTCTTGTGACATTCATGAAGACTCCTCCATTCCATGGTacggaaataatttttcgaaatattattggaattaactaattttcaaaataatttcgcaCTATGATtctattttaacattattacaTGAAATGATTTTGTTCTATAGGGGGTAAAAAGTGTCCTACATGTGGAAAACGTATCTACCATGACAAGTGGGGACTAAGTGACAAACTTGCAGAGGATCGCTGGGCACACCATCAAGCACGAGCGAGAGAGTTAGCAGAAGTAGCTGATTTCTTCAATTGAAATGTATACTTCATTCGAGTTGTATATTGAAAACCTGCAATGTTCTTGCGGTAAATGTAACAACAAGTCTCAGCTAACGTATTGCCACGAAAAGATAAACGAGgtgatattacaatattaaacttttaagaaattatttgtaattaaacgtGTTGTAAGTAATATTcaagaatgaatatttataggtcAGTTAAAGAGaaggtatttttaataccGTAAAGTATACTATAATACACtgaagtttatatttatattgcacTTTATAACAGATCGCTTGACATGGTGCTAATAATATCAAGCAGTTGCTAATTGTCAgtcatttcatttatattatatcataaaaGTTCGCAATATATCGATTTATCCAActtgacaaatttattaaccAAATAAGTTTTCCAAGTGTCGTGCAATTAAtgataatacaaaagaaaCATAGATTATGTGGTAAGTTTTGTATCTTGTATCTGAATTTGTATCTGAAACTACTTTTACAATTGATTTTGTATTATGCCAATGGCAAATGTGAAATAGAAATCTGTGTTCCATTAAAGTGTTTAGGAAAATTAATCAAGATGTTCGTAATTAACGTATATTGAAAAACTTTACCGTTTGTTGGCTGAATGCTTGCATATTCTATGTAGGATGCACGTTTTAGTGTTCTTCGGTACTTGTTAATcacttgttataaataatcaaccCACGCTGTCGCTGCACAAGACGAACTTCGAATGCCAAGCACATTCTCGATGTGAAAAAAGCGCGGTATATTCGAACACTGACTCAAGCGCCACTCGCGGTACACAAGAGTCAGTCGATAATATCGATATCACTAAATACAAACTTTTAATgttctataattaatattaactttgGAAACTGGTTACTTTTAACCGTAcagtttcaaaataattaatttttacgaattaaaTGAAGTGTTATACGGAACTTTTAATCGTGTGTGTGCGATTCTCGATACATGTGATCGAAATTGTGTGTCaagtaaaataacattattaattaaaatataaacaaatgtacagtgttttttgcatttatttatattttattaaagaaatacgtTGAAATTACGTGTATTAATTGATGAATATTGATTCTGCGATTATTTTACGACGACACAATTTTATCGTCAAATCGATAATCGAAAAAGAATCGATGCGTGGCAACGACGCAAGGAAGACAGTCGAGGTAAGAACGCTTGATGTTTATGGTGTGTATTAGTGACTGTGTGCTGTGAAATATTGATCCTTGGTACCGACTACAACGATCCTCCATTTATCTTGCCCTCGTACTGGCTTACGTTGCGCAGTTTCTGTGGatatatttccatttgttCGTCGGTTCGTCTTTCGGTAACGCTGATATTCTTTCCACCCCACAAAGAACGATGCTTCGCGTCATTAGGTGGAGCCACCGGAAAGGtaaacaaaacttttatttacgaaCTGGCAACGATAACCCAATTTCAGGAGCAGTTGTTTGTTTCGAACAATCATTCATCATGCACGTGGCATACGATGTACGTGGCACGATATATCAAAGCTAgaatacagagtgtcccaaaaatgttgcaacactttgaaaggggtggttcgggagatgatttgaaacaactttttccttagcgaaaatgttgaggagatattaatagaaaaccccgaccaatcagagcgcgtgtgtaccgttggagcggccgtggtagcgaaggctacgcgctaagcggccgcgtcaatgtccttcgatgcacgtcgagtcacttgttcgcgtacgagcgcggccgcttagcgcgaagccttcgctaccacggccgctccaacggtatacgcgcgctctgattggtcggcgttttctgttaatatctcctcaacgaagcctcggacgacattttcgctaaggaaaaagttatttcaaatcacctcccgaaccacccctttcgaggtattacaacatttttgggacactctgtataccgaaatcgatttcttcctacgaatcaattttctcgCGAATCGAAGGTATCTATAGAACTATAAATTCAGCGACGCATGGGTGTTAGAAAACATTAGGGAGTGGTTTGATTTTAAAAGTTGTTCTCCGTGGATTTTAACGACGATGTGATGTTGAAATCTACGAATACTTGATTTCATTTCTGGCACGTGTAGTATCGACTCGGTAACAGAAACGTCGACGTTATCGACCGTCTTGCGCGACTTTTCCTTGGGTTATTTGGGAAAAATAGTTTCGCGTTGAGAACGCAGCTCTGACAGGGGCCAAAGAATTGGTAAACGATATTGATCTAACAATTTCGTTGGCGGTAATGAGTGCACGCGAGAGATATCTAACTTGATTAACTGTGCTATATAATTACTTTAACACGATTGGTAAGGTTTTTCGCGTAGATGCACGTACATGGTTCTGGCAGACAGCCTGTCAGACTAATTCCCAGTTATCGATTCCACGCATACGTGGAAACGCACCGTTGTGTTGCATTCGTAGGGTGGGTGAACTGTGTATTTCTTACACACCAGTTCACCAAAATATGTTACAGGGAACAGACGACTCTAATCGAAATTCTTTGTCTTTCTCGTTTTAGAAACACCGTGAAAATTACTCAACGCGGGtagtattaattttgtttacaattactACGAAAGGGGTCactcgatattaaaatacatgttgAGTAGTGAATAGGTTAGATTAAGGCACGTGCAGTTAATAATTGTGTAAGTATggaatacatatatttataaataaactgcggatttttcGGATATCGGAAACTAATTGTtcactttattttcaacagAATAATTCATCCAACAATAGAAGCTATTTcgttaaaagtaaacaaaaaatcattttGCTATCGCAATCTTAGAATGGTGTGATGCGATAGTATATCGAAGTTAAtgcacaaaaataattttctctcatattttaaaaaatatgggACATAAAGTGCTCAACTTATTGGCCTGGTTCGAGCTGATCTTTGGGTAGGATTAAAtgtcgaggaaaaaaaagaaacagtcgTCCCGAATAACGGTGCCGCGGTCACCGCCATTGCGATCACCAGTTAGGCGGCCAAATTTTGGAGATCGTCCTTGTGATCTAGCCCCCGGCTATGCGCGTACCAGGGTCGTATTATACACACGATACACCTATAATTGCACGTAGGATAGCTTCGTCGTAACGCTTCGTGGATCGATAGCTGGGAAATGGCCGGAAGCCAAGTCCGGCGACGTCGTTTCGAGTTTTGCCGTTGTCACCGTATGGGACCTAACCCCTTTCTTGAATGTCCCACTTGTATCggccacccccccccccccccccacctcTTGCCCGTCCAACCCACAGGGACGCGGTGTCCCCTCTTTTCgactttcgtttcgttcttgGAGCAAGATTCAcgcctttttttcttcttccttcgcATCGTCCTTTCGGGATGAACGAAGGGCCTGGCGTTGAAAATGCTCTTGAAGCTTGCCTTTAAGGAACAAGGTTAATTCTCCGTTCTCTAAACTAATATCCTCGTCAGAATTTTTGTAAGGTTTCTTGGTCATCCGTTGCACTTTAAAACGAATTGAATGTTTTGGGTAGTTTTATATCTATTCCTCgcgttttttttctattttatttccccCGTATTCAATGTACTCCTTACTATCACTCGCTTGATactattagggggaccagaaaataatgtcgttccttttacattaaattcaaacaaatacacttataacaagtttttattttcaatcaattatgtaatcgccctcgttaccAACAACCTTTTGGTATCtggtgtgcaaattttcaatacctgatcgatTAAAATTGGTATACAATGAgaagataaatgataaacaagtattgacattcgcaaaaacgacattacgtTCTGGTCCTCCTAATACGTATTTCTTTATTGTGGATAGCTACTTATTTCTTTCTAGCATCAAAAGAGCCCGTTTCGAGGAATGATACAGcttgttattaattatggGCGGTGTAACGTGTAACTCGCGAGTTGCGAGTTTTTTCACCTGCCCCCTCGAGAGCCCATTGTTCGTCTTCCTTTATACGTTCAATCATTGATGCTCGGGAATCGTGATCCGGGTTGCGCAATAGACGCAACGCAGGGTGCCATTTGTCCCAGCTTCTTTAAATCCTCAAGGGCGGCTTCGGAAAACACCCCCCGGTGAAACGGCGATATCGAAATATGATGGCGTGTTTAACCAGCGGGGTGCATTGGAGAATAATACACgcattgtttctttttcccgTCGCGAAGAGATTGGATTCTCTATCATCCCGAAAGTTTCACTGATTATATTAGTTAACTGTTTTCATCCCCCGCATTCCACATCGTGAACAAATCGCTCGGAAATTGTTTTGGAAATATCGTTTCAGGGATGAAATTCCATCATAAACGGAATACCTATCGAACTCCGTTAATTGCAACGCGATCCCGAtcgaaagaataatatttttttccaattttcagtCGAAACATCAGCGCTGGATgcgaatttgaaataataatgcaaGACCGAAATGTGTCGGCAGAGGTACCGTAGCTAAGGGCGAAACATCAAAGGTGTCCAAGGATTCGCCGACCGTTCTGTTTCGCTGAAAGTACGCGTAACATTCTAAAGAATTCCCCCCCGCTTTGTAGGGTGGATTCCTTATCCTGGAGGATCTGAAAGGCGACGGCTGGCTGGCCGAGGTAAAGAAAGGTGGATCGTGGCGCGTGCCACGCGAAGGGTGACCACACGGAGGATCCTTTATTTTGTGGAAGATCGTCCGCATGACACGAGCGTCCACGTATTCCTTTCACCCAGGAACAATGGGGGTCGTGTCCGAAGGACGTATCACCTCACAGCCAAGGGTAACGGGCAACGTAAATGATCCATGAACGCAGCTGCGTGTGTCTTTCCACGAACTCTCTTCCTTTAATGTGCAAATCGCCTCTTCGACCAAGCTACGTTCTATCACTCTTCAACTATCACCAACCTCTCAACTGCAGGAGTTTATCCTTGAAGCACTACTCCACCTTCTTCTGACTTCTGAAGTAGTTCGATTCCTCAGTTCCGAGGTACCAGAGGAGTTCATCTAGTTCATCCTCTCATTTCTTCGTGTACTTTTGTAGTTCGGTTCCTTACTTCTGAAGTGCTAGTGAAGTCTATCGCTGTATCTAGCCTTCCGCTTCTGAACTCCCGTAGCTCACCTCTGAAGTACCCGCTGGATAATCCACCTCATTGAACTACCACTGTACTTGACTTCCCGACTTCTATGCTATTATTGCAGTCTTCGCTTCTGTTATGTCACTGCAGATGTCCTCTCCGTTTCCGAACTTCTACCGTAGTTCACCTACTTCTGAAGTACTACTGCAATCTACCTCTTGTCACCCGAGGTTTCGATACGATCCAAATTGGAgattattggaaaattgtattgttcGTTTGCAAAGAGGCCTTTCAAGAAGAGGCAAGAGACTATCATTGGTGATAGTTGGGGGACCTACACTTCCAAGTTTAATCACTAATATACATTCCCAGACCTCTCCCACCTAAAGTACTATCGATTGCTTGTAGGAGAAGATGCCAGAATATCAGGACCATCCACGGTCCAAGCTAAGGCGACAACAAAAGGAGAAAGGAGGTACGCAGGAGGGCCATAGGCGACTCGCGTGTACCAGCAAGTCACAACCATCCAGCGAAGGCATTACTCATAGCGCAACTGAAGTTTATGGCTTTACATAGCGCACCCCAATTATTGTGAAGTCCTAGGCTTCCAGGAATAAGAAATACAGTATTTGGTTGCATCAGACACCGCTAACCGTTGGCTACAGTTGGGGACCTACACCCCAAAGTCTACATCCCTAACCACCACCACCACACGGAATTCCCAGATCTCTCCCACCCAAAACACTATCGATTACTCGTACCAGAAGATGCCAGCGTACGCGGGGGACCGTCAATAGCCCAAATGCGCGAATGTTGCGATTCCACGGTGAAAGGCGGCAAAAGGTGGAGAAAGGAGGCATATAGAGGAGGGCCTGGGCGGCTCGCGGGGTCCCGCAACAACAAGTTGCAACCACCTGGCGAGGGTAACGCCGGCCACCCAGTGGCCTCCAGGTGCTCTCGAAACCCCCTGTCTCGTCCCGCATACCTCCTGGTAACGTAAACGTCACGGCTACCCAGGAAAGACAGGCGACTGGCCTGGCCGATCTCGAGGAGACTCGGCCAGCATCTCTCTCCCTCTGCGGAGGGCAACGGTATCGTTCTGGAACACGCGCGAATCAACGTTCCAAAATCGATACGTACATCTGCCGCAACGTAGAGTCTATTGACTCCATTCGCCGCTGCTCCCAGCATCTCCAAGGCGACTCAGGAAGGAACGCGTCGCGTCCCGCTTTCACGTTTCCACGAAATTTGTTAGGAGTGGCTC is a window from the Hylaeus volcanicus isolate JK05 chromosome 7, UHH_iyHylVolc1.0_haploid, whole genome shotgun sequence genome containing:
- the LOC128880110 gene encoding uncharacterized protein LOC128880110 produces the protein MGFIDDELQEVSKLCKNVVDGSRLVSCVRTMVRVEITKTTFKTIVACIQFPEDYPRTPLLIELKSKTLSAKLLDGLTEVCEKECKKLLGKAQILPILKLIRNFIDENPLICCYDEISALKKILENDDELKLKQKYSSIGLKIQQGLYYFKAKIEVPDDYPNACVKLEDADSNFPPLFTRYFLGQGREFARQCVEAPLKKQLQKTPFTPSPSLNTVTSFLIRAVKTLPQEHCQLCRELCLPENPEKAENNENADMHVERLYCGHLFHLQCLVTFMKTPPFHGGKKCPTCGKRIYHDKWGLSDKLAEDRWAHHQARARELAEVADFFN
- the LOC128880105 gene encoding WD repeat-containing protein 18, yielding MSRIADTKEVIITSDSTGEHWSASVWDPRTGSSLSTYKNAGALTHGTLQLLSDSYMIGADITKPRIYVWPLNNPSPVPNLRLTTPGKVTALACNPSGAYMVAAISERLFIWQVCNGRLLANLSQHYQTVNCLSFSKDGSSFASGAEDGLVFVWSLYRVLNDERAAPLHGFSHHSLPVKDLQFGHARGRLCSVSLDRTCNIYEPNSGLLLLTLVFDVPLTAVRMNARESDLFVGCTDGSVYRFNLHEPPRGIEHHVQVGKNNSEGVIFQGNKSTIVAISISIDSRYLLTGSTSGEVHVWDIASRQILRTIDHKGPITAAFFAKYCENFRVTELKPRLQVSNLQRISDDTDGKQSSVEVISRDRNPADVLNFDGYVENEAAGSDDPSLRNLLEMREEIERLKKINAAIYQYSVKCILDGTDR